A genome region from Anolis carolinensis isolate JA03-04 chromosome 6, rAnoCar3.1.pri, whole genome shotgun sequence includes the following:
- the LOC103279556 gene encoding perforin-1 translates to MKDPSRTTMFKHHIFLECLLILLSFLRPVATGHCQLFPRSICRKPAPFVPGYNFIGEGVDITTLARKGAYVVDASRWQGPNGTCTLCRNPLMAGQLQRLPLTSVDWRAHGNCHRQVSSSVENSDVDVAHSMARDVSNDWEIELGLPTEAPNNWQKELGLSKARVAFAGSQSQMTLYAHEKSLQDRHSFVKQEISCEHYRLRLQNPPLLSQYFSRALERLPRKSNLEEYQQFINIYGTHYISHVRLGGRVRHLLAVRTCTMALAGFTISKIKDCLNWEVSLGHELIFGSSSLKSKCQELWGAKGWGNFYDIYSGQRTEVVGGDQRVEMLFSQTGEVQRFSEWMETAKTKPGLISFSLLPLHMLLPRSDPRRDLLKRAIVGHINQRALKRDCPQDCPSWSTQNSEKSCTCKCQADAVVNDMCCAWERGRARLSFTIFTGANLWGDQVTATDAYVKVFFQDQERRTKVVWNNNNPNWTETVDFGAVTLMAHNPFTVELWDDDVWHDDLLQKCRGNLVAGGGTVGLTCHSRYGHIEFSYLLECGRTLGGPSCYDYVPLQLPTSYFSNTSSPFRALSLSHMFQEDFQLQE, encoded by the exons ATGAAGGATCCTAGCAGAACTACTATGTTCAAGCATCACATCTTCCTGGAGTGTCTCCTGATTTTGCTTTCCTTTCTCCGGCCAGTAGCTACAGGCCATTGCCAACTGTTCCCAAGATCCATCTGCAGGAAGCCGGCTCCCTTTGTTCCTGGATATAACTTCATTGGTGAAGGGGTTGACATCACTACTCTGGCCAGGAAAGGGGCATATGTAGTGGATGCCAGCCGGTGGCAAGGACCCAATGGAACATGCACCTTATGCCGAAATCCTCTAATGGCTGGGCAGCTACAGAGACTCCCCTTGACCAGTGTGGACTGGCGGGCACATGGGAATTGCCATCGGCAAGTGAGCAGCTCGGTGGAGAACTCAGATGTGGACGTGGCCCACTCCATGGCCAGGGACGTGAGCAACGACTGGGAAATCGAACTGGGGTTGCCTACAGAGGCACCAAATAACTGGCAAAAAGAGCTAGGGCTTTCCAAGGCCCGGGTAGCCTTTGCAGGATCTCAATCCCAAATGACACTCTATGCGCATGAGAAATCTTTGCAGGACAGGCACAGCTTTGTGAAGCAGGAGATCTCCTGTGAACACTACCG GTTAAGACTCCAAAATCCTCCCCTACTGTCCCAGTACTTCTCCCGTGCGCTGGAGAGGCTGCCAAGGAAGTCCAATCTTGAGGAGTACCAGCAGTTTATTAACATCTATGGCACGCACTATATCAGCCACGTCAGGTTGGGAGGGCGAGTGCGCCACCTCTTAGCTGTGCGCACTTGCACTATGGCCTTGGCAGGTTTCACAATTTCCAAGATCAAGGACTGCCTCAATTGGGAGGTTAGTTTGGGACATGAATTGATCTTTGGATCCAGTTCCCTCAAGTCCAAGTGCCAAGAGCTCTGGGGAGCAAAGGGCTGGGGAAACTTTTATGACATCTACAGTGGACAACGCACAGAGGTGGTGGGAGGAGACCAGCGGGTGGAGATGCTCTTCTCGCAAACCGGAGAGGTCCAGCGCTTTTCGGAATGGATGGAGACGGCGAAAACAAAACCTGGTTtgatctctttctccctcctacCTCTTCATATGTTGTTGCCCCGATCAGATCCAAGGAGGGACTTGTTGAAGCGAGCCATTGTGGGTCATATCAACCAGAGAGCCCTTAAGAGGGACTGCCCACAAGACTGCCCATCCTGGAGCACCCAAAACTCAGAGAAGAGCTGCACATGTAAATGCCAAGCCGATGCTGTCGTCAATGACATGTGTTGCGCCTGGGAACGAGGCCGGGCACGTCTCAGCTTCACTATTTTCACTGGTGCCAACCTTTGGGGCGACCAAGTCACCGCCACCGACGCCTACGTCAAGGTTTTCTTCCAAGACCAGGAAAGGCGGACCAAGGTAGTctggaacaacaacaaccccaactGGACTGAAACTGTGGATTTTGGGGCCGTGACGCTGATGGCGCACAACCCCTTTACAGTGGAACTGTGGGACGACGACGTCTGGCACGACGACCTGCTGCAGAAATGTCGTGGCAATTTGGTGGCCGGAGGAGGCACCGTTGGGCTCACTTGTCATTCACGTTATGGGCACATCGAATTTTCTTACTTGTTGGAGTGTGGACGCACATTGGGAGGCCCCAGTTGTTATGACTATGTCCCCTTACAGCTGCCAACATCATATTTCAGCAACACCAGTTCTCCGTTCCGTGCTTTATCTTTGTCTCATATGTTTCAGGAAGACTTTCAGCTGCAGGAGTAG
- the parp2 gene encoding poly [ADP-ribose] polymerase 2, with protein sequence MGRKRKAPESQNGEPSSSGVDLELRWEWESGDNRWQQFPPGENEALSQAARAGKLSSDIGESCIDLRRMVQQDKQTGEETRVAAAVRDQDSYFVWQWQGDPEGTWFAYPADTCLALEAARKSHGEPTVKVTVGRTHYKLDTTRMVQINTRTAFERQMERRESDVTEVQDEGSQLSNSAVNTTTTPVPAKKARNRGGASASQGEGDSTEAVKTLIVKGKAPVDPECTAKLGKAHVYCEGDDVYDVMLNQTNVQFNNNKYYLIQLLEDDASRNYSVWMRWGRVGKPGQHSLVSFAGALAKAKDLFTKKFLDKTKNEWTKRQNFTKVPGKYDLLHLDYEANDTSEEEAASEKTNSCPTPVSRLEPRVQALVQLICNIRTMEEMVMEMKYDTKKAPLGKLTAEQIRAGYQSLQKVEACLKRKQTGRTLLEACNEFYTRIPHDFGLKTPPLIHTEKELKEKVQLLEALSEIRIGIKAVRSEQLDQEHPLDRSYRGLNCDLQPLEKESPDFQVLERYLSSTHAPTHQDYTMTLLEVFVLKKENADSDSVFCSDLPNRMLLWHGSRLGNWAGILSQGLRVAPPEAPVTGYMFGKGIYFADMSSKSANYCFATREKDIGLLLLSEVALGECNELLEANHEAEKLLAGKHSTKGLGKLAPSPANSVTLHGAVVPLGPAIDTGVTNPHGYTLNYNEFIVYDPRQVRMKYLLKVRFNFTQLW encoded by the exons ATGGGGAGGAAACGAAAGGCCCCGGAGTCTCAGAACGGAGAGCCCAGTTCCTCTGGGGTTGATCTAGAACTGCGCTGGGAATGGGAGAGCGGTGATAACCGATGGCAGCAGTTTCCACCTGGAGAGAACGAAGCTTTGAGCCAAGCCGCCAG GGCTGGGAAGCTGTCCTCAGATATTGGGGAGTCCTGTATTGATTTGCGCAGGATGGTGCAGCAGGATAAACAGACCGGGGAGGAAACCCGTGTGGCTGCGGCTGTCCGGGATCAGGATTCCT ACTTTGTCTGGCAATGGCAAGGAGACCCAGAAGGCACCTGGTTTGCGTACCCTGCGGACACTTGCCTGGCTTTGGAGGCTGCCAGGAAGAGTCATGGGGAGCCCACTGTCAAGGTGACAGTCGGCAGGACACACTACAAGCTTGACACGACTCGCATGGTACAGATCAACACCCGGACTGCGTTTGAGCGCCAGATGGAACGTAGAGAGTCAG ATGTCACCGAGGTTCAGGATGAAGGGTCCCAGCTGAGCAACAGTGCTGTGAATACTACTACCACCCCCGTTCCTGCCAAGAAGGCTCGGAATAGAGGAGGCGCTTCAGCATCTCAGGGGGAGGGGGATAGCACAG AAGCTGTAAAGACGCTGATAGTGAAGGGAAAAGCCCCTGTGGATCCAGAATGCACTGCTAAGCTGGGGAAG GCTCACGTTTATTGTGAAGGAGATGATGTTTATGATGTGATGTTAAATCAG ACGAATGTCCAGTTCAACAATAACAAGTACTACCTCATCCAGCTGTTGGAAGATGATGCCTCAAGGAACTACAGTGTTTGGATGCGCTGGGGACGAG tGGGTAAACCGGGTCAGCATTCACTTGTGAGCTTTGCTGGAGCCTTAGCTAAAGCTAAAGACCTCTTCACCAAAAA ATTCCTGGACAAAACCAAGAACGAGTGGACCAAGCGGCAGAACTTCACAAAGGTTCCTGGAAAATATGATCTCCTCCACTTGGACTACGAAGCCAATGACACA AGTGAGGAAGAAGCTGCCTCTGAGAAAACCAATTCGTGTCCGACACCAGTGTCACGACTGGAGCCACGAGTTCAGGCCTTGGTGCAGCTGATCTGTAATATCCGCACCATGGAggagatggtgatggagatgAAATACGATACTAAGAAGGCCCCTTTAG GAAAGCTGACAGCTGAGCAGATCCGGGCAGGATACCAGTCCCTGCAGAAAGTGGAGGCGTGCCTTAAACGGAAGCAAACCGGTCGGACTTTGCTGGAGGCTTGCAATGAATTCTACACAAGGATTCCCCACGATTTTGG GTTGAAAACTCCTCCATTGATTCACACAGAAAAGGAACTGAAAGAGAAGGTGCAGCTGCTGGAG GCCCTTAGTGAGATTCGGATCGGTATCAAAGCGGTGCGGTCAGAGCAGCTGGACCAGGAGCACCCGCTTGACCGCAGTTATCGTGGACTAAATTGTGACCTCCAGCCCTTGGAGAAGGAGAGTCCTGACTTCCAG GTCCTTGAGCGCTACCTGTCCTCCACGCATGCCCCGACCCACCAGGACTACACCATGACCCTACTGGAGGTCTTTGTCCTGAAGAAGGAGAATGCTGATTCCGACTCAGTCTTCTGTTCTGACCTTCCCAACCG GATGCTACTTTGGCACGGATCCCGTTTGGGCAACTGGGCAGGGATCCTGAGCCAGGGGTTGCGGGTGGCACCCCCAGAGGCGCCTGTCACTGGCTACATG TTTGGAAAAGGGATCTATTTTGCAGACATGTCTTCTAAGAGTGCCAATTACTGCTTTGCAACCCGGGAAAAAGACATTGGCCTGCTGCTGCTTTCAGAG GTGGCTCTGGGCGAATGCAATGAATTGCTAGAAGCAAATCACGAAGCAGAGAAATTGCTGGCTGGCAAACATAGTACTAAAGGCCTCGGAAAGTTAGCTCCATCCCCAGCCAACAGTGTCACACT GCATGGAGCTGTGGTTCCCTTGGGGCCTGCGATAGACACTGGAGTAACGAACCCTCACGGCTATACCCTGAACTACAATGAGTTCATTGTCTATGATCCGCGACAGGTGCGCATGAAGTACCTCCTCAAGGTGCGCTTCAATTTTACCCAGCTCTGGTAA